Proteins encoded within one genomic window of Ideonella dechloratans:
- a CDS encoding TAXI family TRAP transporter solute-binding subunit → MRKLHALIAGAVCAFSMATASAQAQFINVLTGGTSGVYYPMGVALSQLYGKAMPSAKVTVQATKASAENLNLLEAGRGEIGFTLGDALSDAWQGNAEAGFKAPLKKLRTVAGIYSNYIQIVASADSGIHTLADLKGKRVSVGAPKSGTELNARAILRAAGLSYQSLGKVEYLPFGESVELMKNRQLDATLQSAGLGVSALRDLSTSMKIVVVPIPADVIAKVGDAAYQPATIPANTYDGQTADVPTAAIQNFLVTHAGVSDDTVYQMTKAMFSNLPALVAAHSAAKGISLQNAAKTSPIPLHPGAIKYYKEVGLLK, encoded by the coding sequence ATGCGAAAGCTGCACGCCCTGATCGCTGGCGCGGTCTGTGCCTTCTCGATGGCGACCGCCTCGGCCCAGGCCCAGTTCATCAACGTCCTGACCGGTGGCACCAGCGGGGTCTACTACCCGATGGGTGTGGCCCTCTCCCAGCTCTACGGCAAGGCCATGCCCAGTGCCAAGGTCACCGTGCAAGCCACCAAGGCCTCAGCCGAGAATCTCAACCTGCTGGAAGCGGGCCGCGGCGAGATCGGCTTCACGCTGGGTGATGCACTGTCCGATGCCTGGCAGGGCAATGCCGAAGCCGGCTTCAAGGCCCCGCTGAAGAAGCTGCGCACAGTCGCCGGCATCTATTCGAACTACATCCAGATCGTGGCCAGCGCCGATTCCGGCATCCACACCCTGGCCGACCTCAAGGGCAAGCGCGTGTCCGTGGGCGCGCCCAAGTCCGGCACCGAACTGAACGCGCGCGCCATCCTGCGCGCCGCCGGCCTGAGCTACCAGAGTCTGGGCAAGGTCGAGTACCTGCCCTTCGGCGAATCGGTCGAGCTGATGAAGAACCGCCAGCTCGACGCCACCCTGCAGTCGGCCGGCCTGGGCGTGTCGGCCCTGCGGGATCTGTCCACCTCGATGAAGATCGTCGTCGTGCCCATCCCGGCCGACGTCATCGCCAAGGTGGGCGACGCGGCCTACCAGCCCGCCACCATCCCGGCCAACACCTACGACGGCCAGACCGCCGACGTGCCCACCGCGGCGATCCAGAACTTCCTGGTCACCCACGCCGGTGTGTCGGACGACACGGTCTACCAGATGACCAAGGCCATGTTCAGCAACCTGCCGGCCCTGGTGGCGGCCCACTCGGCGGCCAAGGGCATCAGCCTGCAGAACGCGGCCAAGACCTCGCCCATCCCCCTGCACCCCGGTGCCATCAAGTACTACAAGGAAGTCGGCCTGCTGAAGTGA
- a CDS encoding sensor histidine kinase: MSLKRPALSLNLFWRTFVLLALLLTGGVAAWVQTLRQLEFEPRVAQAAQQLASLVNLSRAALQYSDGINRIAVIKTMSEREAVRILPRSKDDRWEPLETDRFTRQVGAELKSRLGDDTLLARSVNDEPALWIGFTIEQDPYWLQADYARVEPLTPSTWIVWVSIALLFSVLGAAVIASLINKPLKNLSFAASRIREGEYDSRLDESNITTEIRAVNIGFNRMARELAKVEEERAVMLAGISHDLRTPLARLRLEAEISVADEEARKAMAQDIDQLDAIIDKFMDYARPDDTKTKPVDLGLVIEREAAAFRDKSQIRFSLRLPPGIKVQGDDVELGRVFANLFENARRYGRTVETGVAKVKVSHVITGDTVIVTVRDYGQGVPPEKLDQLTTPFFRGDAARTAATGAGLGLAIVKKALQRIGASLELVNARDGGLMAHIRLRRAS; the protein is encoded by the coding sequence GTGTCCCTCAAACGCCCTGCCCTGTCGCTGAACCTGTTCTGGCGCACCTTCGTGCTGCTGGCCCTGCTGTTGACCGGCGGCGTGGCCGCCTGGGTGCAGACGCTGCGCCAGCTGGAGTTCGAACCCCGCGTGGCACAGGCGGCGCAGCAGCTGGCCAGCCTGGTCAACCTCTCGCGCGCGGCGCTGCAGTATTCGGACGGCATCAACCGCATCGCGGTCATCAAGACCATGAGCGAGCGCGAGGCGGTGCGCATCCTGCCGCGCAGCAAGGACGACCGCTGGGAGCCGCTGGAGACCGACCGATTCACCCGCCAGGTGGGCGCCGAGCTCAAGTCCCGGCTGGGCGACGACACGCTGCTGGCCCGCTCGGTCAATGACGAGCCGGCGCTCTGGATCGGCTTCACCATCGAGCAGGACCCGTACTGGCTGCAGGCCGACTATGCCCGGGTCGAGCCGCTCACGCCCAGCACCTGGATCGTCTGGGTGTCCATCGCCCTGCTCTTCTCGGTGCTGGGGGCGGCAGTCATCGCCAGCCTGATCAACAAGCCGCTGAAGAACCTGTCCTTCGCGGCCAGCCGCATCCGCGAAGGCGAGTACGACTCCCGCCTGGACGAGAGCAACATCACCACCGAGATCCGCGCTGTGAACATCGGCTTCAACCGCATGGCCCGCGAGCTGGCCAAGGTCGAGGAGGAGCGCGCGGTGATGCTGGCCGGCATCTCGCATGACCTGCGCACGCCGCTGGCCCGGCTGCGGCTGGAGGCCGAGATCAGCGTGGCCGACGAAGAGGCCCGCAAGGCCATGGCGCAGGACATCGACCAGCTCGACGCCATCATCGACAAGTTCATGGACTACGCCCGGCCGGACGACACCAAGACCAAGCCGGTGGACCTGGGCCTGGTGATCGAACGCGAGGCCGCCGCCTTCCGCGACAAGTCGCAGATCCGCTTCTCTCTGCGCCTGCCGCCGGGCATCAAGGTGCAGGGCGACGACGTGGAACTGGGCCGCGTTTTCGCCAACCTGTTCGAGAACGCCCGCCGCTACGGCCGCACGGTGGAAACCGGGGTGGCCAAGGTCAAGGTCAGCCACGTGATCACCGGCGACACGGTCATCGTCACTGTGCGCGACTACGGCCAGGGCGTGCCGCCCGAGAAGCTCGACCAGCTCACCACCCCCTTCTTCCGTGGCGACGCCGCCCGCACCGCGGCCACCGGTGCGGGCCTGGGCTTGGCCATCGTCAAGAAGGCGCTGCAGCGCATCGGCGCCTCGCTGGAACTGGTGAACGCCCGCGATGGCGGGCTGATGGCTCACATCCGGCTGCGCCGGGCCAGCTGA
- a CDS encoding SIMPL domain-containing protein (The SIMPL domain is named for its presence in mouse protein SIMPL (signalling molecule that associates with mouse pelle-like kinase). Bacterial member BP26, from Brucella, was shown to assemble into a channel-like structure, while YggE from E. coli has been associated with resistance to oxidative stress.): MKTTHLHLLRSGSRLAGLSMLTAAAAAQAQVPAAAPEGVLNLSAQATVEAPQDWMTLVLSVTREGSDATQVQQQLKQAVEGAMAQARRQARPGQVELRSGAFSVYPRYGSKGGITGWQGSTELVIEGRDMPAIAQLSGQIGSLTISPAWATACRGRRARSCRPRPPPRPSPASGPRRATMPASSALAATRCARCR, from the coding sequence ATGAAGACGACACATCTGCACCTTCTTCGCTCCGGCAGCCGTCTGGCCGGCCTGTCCATGCTCACCGCGGCGGCCGCGGCGCAGGCCCAGGTGCCTGCGGCTGCGCCCGAGGGGGTGCTGAACCTCAGCGCCCAGGCCACGGTGGAAGCGCCCCAGGACTGGATGACCCTGGTGCTGTCCGTCACCCGGGAGGGCAGCGACGCCACCCAGGTGCAGCAGCAGCTCAAGCAGGCGGTGGAGGGCGCCATGGCCCAGGCACGGCGCCAGGCCCGGCCCGGGCAGGTGGAATTGCGCAGCGGCGCCTTCTCGGTCTATCCGCGCTACGGCAGCAAGGGCGGCATCACCGGCTGGCAGGGCTCGACCGAGCTGGTCATCGAGGGCCGGGACATGCCGGCCATCGCCCAGCTCTCCGGCCAGATCGGCAGCCTGACCATCTCCCCCGCGTGGGCTACAGCCTGTCGCGGGAGGCGCGCGAGAAGCTGCAGACCGAGGCCACCGCCCAGGCCATCGCCCGCTTCCGGGCCGAGGCGGGCGACTATGCCCGCCAGTTCGGCTTTGGCGGCTACACGCTGCGCGAGGTGTCGGTGA
- the ompR gene encoding osmolarity response regulator transcription factor OmpR, whose translation MNATSSPRQDRIVVVDDDARIRDLLRRYLTQEGFDVLLAEDAKALARLQTRETIDLIVLDLMLPGEDGLSICRRLRAAGDRTPIIMLTAKVEDVDRIVGLEVGADDYLPKPFNPRELLARIHAVLRRRPTQEAPGAPAKEPQTVTFGPFEFDLSLRRLTKDGEQITLTTGEFSMLKALVRHPRQPLSRDKLAQLARGREFEPFDRSLDVQISRLRKMLEPDPSNPRYIQTVWGVGYVFIPGDTA comes from the coding sequence ATGAATGCCACCTCCTCCCCCCGCCAGGACCGCATCGTCGTCGTCGATGACGATGCCCGCATCCGCGACCTGCTGCGCCGCTATCTGACCCAGGAGGGTTTCGACGTGCTGCTGGCGGAAGATGCCAAGGCCCTGGCCCGGCTGCAGACCCGCGAGACCATCGACCTCATCGTGCTGGACCTGATGCTGCCGGGCGAGGACGGCCTGTCCATCTGCCGCCGCCTGCGTGCCGCCGGCGACCGCACCCCCATCATCATGCTGACCGCCAAGGTCGAGGACGTGGACCGCATCGTCGGCCTGGAAGTGGGCGCCGACGACTACCTGCCCAAGCCCTTCAACCCGCGCGAGCTGCTGGCCCGCATCCACGCCGTGCTGCGCCGCCGGCCCACGCAAGAAGCCCCCGGTGCCCCCGCCAAGGAGCCGCAGACCGTCACCTTCGGCCCCTTCGAGTTCGATCTCTCGCTGCGCCGGCTGACCAAGGACGGCGAGCAGATCACCCTGACCACCGGCGAGTTCTCGATGCTCAAGGCCCTGGTGCGCCACCCGCGCCAGCCCCTGTCGCGCGACAAGCTGGCCCAGCTGGCCCGTGGCCGCGAGTTCGAACCCTTCGACCGCAGCCTGGACGTGCAGATTTCCCGCCTGCGCAAGATGCTGGAACCCGATCCGTCCAACCCGCGCTACATCCAGACCGTCTGGGGTGTGGGCTACGTCTTCATTCCCGGCGACACTGCCTGA
- a CDS encoding alpha/beta fold hydrolase, whose amino-acid sequence MNDFSSPEPRLRFVQCLDSRGLHRMAYHEWGDAANPKVLVCVHGLTRQGRDFDVLAQALADDYRVICPDVVGRGESDWLADPMGYAIPYYVADMVTLLARLDAQEVHWVGTSMGGLIGLGVASLAGSPVSRLVLNDVGPAIEPASLQRIGQYLGQPAHWATLDEAADALWAISQSFGPHTRAQWLALTEHQITPDGTGFKPHYDPAIRHAFTAITPELAAAGEAALWASYDRIACPTLLLRGAESDLLSPATAQAMTQRGPRARLHEFAGVGHAPTLVAPDQVAVVRDFLLSP is encoded by the coding sequence ATGAACGACTTTTCCAGCCCCGAGCCTCGCCTGCGTTTTGTGCAATGCCTGGACAGCCGCGGCCTGCACCGCATGGCCTACCACGAGTGGGGTGACGCGGCCAATCCGAAGGTGCTGGTCTGCGTGCACGGCCTGACCCGCCAGGGGCGGGACTTCGACGTGCTGGCCCAGGCCCTGGCCGATGACTACCGCGTGATCTGCCCCGATGTGGTGGGCCGCGGGGAATCCGACTGGCTGGCCGACCCGATGGGCTACGCCATTCCCTACTACGTGGCCGACATGGTGACGCTGCTGGCCCGGCTGGATGCGCAAGAGGTGCACTGGGTGGGCACGTCGATGGGCGGGCTGATCGGCCTGGGCGTGGCCAGCCTGGCGGGCTCGCCGGTGAGCCGCCTGGTGCTCAACGACGTCGGCCCGGCCATCGAGCCGGCCTCGCTGCAGCGCATCGGCCAGTACCTGGGGCAGCCGGCCCACTGGGCCACGCTGGACGAGGCGGCCGACGCGCTGTGGGCCATCTCGCAGAGCTTCGGCCCCCACACCCGTGCGCAATGGCTGGCGCTGACCGAGCACCAGATCACCCCGGACGGCACCGGCTTCAAACCCCATTACGACCCGGCCATCCGCCACGCCTTCACGGCCATCACGCCCGAACTGGCGGCTGCGGGCGAAGCGGCCCTGTGGGCCAGCTATGACCGCATTGCCTGCCCCACGCTGCTGCTGCGCGGCGCGGAGTCCGATCTGCTGTCGCCCGCCACCGCCCAGGCCATGACCCAGCGCGGCCCGCGGGCCCGCTTGCACGAATTCGCCGGCGTGGGCCATGCCCCCACGCTGGTGGCGCCCGACCAGGTGGCCGTCGTGCGCGATTTCCTGTTGTCCCCATGA
- a CDS encoding TRAP transporter permease — translation MSSPVPAGAAAQADDLLQNLDHPSDDHGHTRRLGGWAAWLVVIAALSFSVFQLVVAAFSPLSSLPTRSIHVGFLMLLAFLLYPARSKSARDRLPWLDLVLALGCFVLGLYHWKFEADLVLRSGDPNTADMVVGTACVVLLFEAARRVLGLALPIVCALFLAYGIFGEYLPGELAHRPFGMDQIISQLHLGTEGIYGTPTLVSATYIFLFILFGAFLEHAGMIRLFNEMALGFVGHAKGGPAKVAVVSSGFMGTISGSGVANVLTVGQFTIPLMKRFGYAPHFAGAVEATASMGGQIMPPVMGAVAFIMAETLNVPYAEICKAAVVPALLYYVTTFWMVHLEAGRANLLGLPKDQCPNPWRAIRERWYLMLPLAALVAMLFHGFTPMFAGLTGLALTGVLILGTTVAAQFGQRAMRVVFWIGLGIVASFFAKFGIWVILGLIAALVAANAVAQGGRSTLAALRDSLIDGAKQAVPVGLACAIVGVIIGTLTLTGAATSFAGYILQVGEKSLFMSLVLTMIVCLILGMGIPTIPNYIITSSIAAPALLKLGVPLIVSHMFVFYFGIMADLTPPVALAAFAAASIARASPMKIGMKATQIAAAGFVVPYMAVYDPALMLQPGADGVLHWGAAAYMLFKCLVAIGLWGAAAIGYLSRPLHVLERLWCAAGALLLVAAIPFTDELGFAAGALMLAWNGWQLKRQRPAGVVSGA, via the coding sequence ATGTCTTCTCCCGTCCCGGCCGGCGCCGCAGCGCAGGCCGACGATCTGCTGCAGAACCTCGATCATCCTTCGGACGATCACGGCCACACCCGCCGCTTGGGCGGCTGGGCCGCCTGGCTGGTGGTGATCGCTGCCCTGTCCTTCTCCGTCTTCCAGCTGGTGGTGGCGGCCTTCTCGCCCCTGTCCAGCCTGCCCACGCGCTCCATCCACGTGGGCTTCCTGATGCTGCTGGCCTTCCTGCTCTACCCGGCCCGCAGCAAGAGCGCCCGCGACCGCCTGCCCTGGCTGGATCTGGTGCTGGCCCTGGGCTGCTTCGTGCTGGGCCTGTACCACTGGAAGTTCGAAGCCGATCTGGTGTTGCGCTCGGGCGACCCCAACACCGCCGACATGGTGGTGGGCACGGCCTGCGTGGTGCTGCTGTTCGAGGCCGCCCGCCGCGTGCTGGGCCTGGCCCTGCCCATCGTCTGCGCCCTCTTCCTGGCCTACGGCATCTTCGGCGAATACCTGCCCGGCGAATTGGCCCACCGCCCCTTCGGCATGGACCAGATCATCTCGCAGCTGCACCTGGGCACCGAGGGCATCTACGGCACGCCCACCCTGGTGTCGGCCACCTACATCTTCCTGTTCATCCTCTTCGGCGCCTTCCTGGAGCATGCCGGCATGATCCGGCTGTTCAACGAGATGGCGCTGGGCTTCGTCGGCCATGCCAAGGGCGGCCCGGCCAAGGTGGCGGTGGTGTCCTCGGGCTTCATGGGCACCATCTCCGGCTCGGGCGTGGCCAACGTGCTGACCGTGGGCCAGTTCACCATCCCGCTGATGAAGCGCTTCGGCTACGCGCCGCACTTCGCCGGCGCGGTGGAGGCCACCGCCTCGATGGGCGGCCAGATCATGCCGCCGGTCATGGGCGCGGTGGCCTTCATCATGGCCGAGACGCTCAACGTGCCCTACGCCGAGATCTGCAAGGCCGCGGTGGTGCCCGCCCTGCTCTACTACGTGACCACCTTCTGGATGGTGCACCTGGAGGCCGGTCGCGCCAACCTGCTGGGCCTGCCCAAGGACCAGTGCCCCAACCCCTGGCGGGCCATCCGCGAGCGCTGGTACCTGATGCTGCCGCTGGCCGCCCTGGTGGCCATGCTGTTCCACGGTTTCACCCCGATGTTCGCCGGCCTCACCGGCCTGGCCCTGACCGGCGTGCTGATCCTGGGCACCACGGTGGCCGCGCAGTTCGGCCAGCGGGCCATGCGGGTGGTGTTCTGGATCGGCCTGGGCATCGTGGCCTCCTTCTTCGCCAAGTTCGGCATCTGGGTCATCCTGGGCCTGATCGCCGCGCTGGTGGCGGCCAATGCGGTGGCCCAGGGCGGCCGCAGCACCCTGGCCGCGCTGCGCGACAGCCTGATCGACGGCGCCAAGCAGGCGGTGCCGGTGGGCCTGGCCTGCGCCATCGTCGGCGTCATCATCGGCACGCTGACGCTGACCGGCGCGGCCACCAGCTTCGCGGGCTACATCCTGCAGGTGGGCGAGAAGAGCCTGTTCATGTCTCTGGTGCTGACGATGATCGTCTGCCTGATCCTGGGCATGGGCATCCCGACGATCCCGAACTACATCATCACCAGCTCGATCGCCGCGCCGGCCCTGCTCAAGCTGGGCGTGCCGCTGATCGTCTCGCACATGTTCGTCTTCTACTTCGGCATCATGGCCGACCTGACGCCGCCGGTGGCCCTGGCCGCGTTCGCCGCAGCGTCGATCGCCCGCGCCTCGCCGATGAAGATCGGCATGAAGGCCACCCAGATCGCCGCGGCGGGCTTCGTCGTGCCCTACATGGCCGTCTACGACCCGGCACTGATGCTGCAGCCCGGCGCCGACGGCGTGCTGCACTGGGGCGCCGCGGCTTACATGCTCTTCAAGTGCCTGGTGGCCATCGGCCTGTGGGGGGCGGCCGCCATCGGCTACCTGTCGCGCCCGCTGCATGTGCTGGAGCGGCTGTGGTGCGCGGCCGGGGCCCTGCTGCTGGTGGCCGCCATTCCGTTCACCGACGAGCTGGGCTTTGCCGCTGGCGCGCTGATGCTGGCCTGGAACGGCTGGCAGCTCAAGCGCCAGCGGCCGGCCGGCGTGGTCAGCGGGGCCTGA
- a CDS encoding 3-hydroxybutyrate dehydrogenase, with amino-acid sequence MLKGKTALVTGSTSGIGLGIAKALAAQGANVMLNGFGEVEAAKAEVAALCVAVGYHGADMSQPGEIAEMISACQSQFGALDILVNNAGIQYVAPVDEFPVERWDAIIAINLSSAFHTTRLALPGMKARGWGRIINVASVHGLVASANKSAYVAAKHGIIGLTKTTALETATTGVTANAICPGWVLTPLVQKQVDARAAAEGVSNEEAKRRLLAEKEPSLQFTTPEELGAMAVFMCSPAADNLRGAAINMDGGWVAQ; translated from the coding sequence ATGCTCAAAGGAAAAACGGCCTTGGTCACGGGTTCCACCAGCGGCATCGGCCTGGGCATTGCCAAGGCCCTGGCCGCCCAGGGTGCGAACGTGATGCTCAACGGCTTCGGCGAGGTGGAAGCCGCCAAGGCCGAGGTGGCCGCCCTGTGTGTGGCCGTGGGCTACCACGGCGCGGACATGAGCCAGCCCGGCGAGATCGCCGAGATGATTTCGGCCTGCCAGAGCCAGTTCGGCGCTCTGGACATCCTGGTCAACAACGCCGGCATCCAGTACGTGGCGCCGGTGGACGAATTTCCGGTCGAGCGCTGGGACGCGATCATCGCGATCAACCTGTCCTCGGCCTTCCACACCACCCGCCTGGCCCTGCCGGGCATGAAGGCCCGCGGCTGGGGCCGCATCATCAACGTGGCCTCGGTGCACGGCCTGGTGGCCTCGGCCAACAAGTCGGCCTATGTGGCGGCCAAGCACGGCATCATCGGCCTGACCAAGACCACCGCGCTGGAAACCGCCACCACCGGCGTGACCGCCAACGCCATCTGCCCGGGCTGGGTGCTGACCCCGCTGGTGCAGAAGCAGGTGGATGCCCGCGCCGCGGCCGAAGGTGTCTCCAACGAGGAAGCCAAGCGCCGTCTGCTGGCCGAGAAGGAGCCCTCGCTGCAGTTCACCACGCCCGAGGAACTGGGCGCGATGGCGGTGTTCATGTGCTCGCCCGCCGCCGACAACCTGCGCGGCGCCGCCATCAACATGGACGGCGGCTGGGTGGCGCAGTGA
- a CDS encoding sensor histidine kinase: MPRRPALWTAIGLVLLGAAIVLGAFSAVYRHGWQQLHDQAQRRLDFLGADLTTTLEKYENLPIALASHSELPDLLQHPEDPARRDAVNRRLERLAQATHVFAIYLIAPSGVTLAASNWATPTSFVGQNYAFRPYFRDALAGGTGRFYAIGATTKEPGYFLAQPVRDAAGRPIGVLAVKISFDDLEANWQRSGELLMLADARGVVFLSSRPEWRFHTLRPLDAATQALLQATQQYGAGPLAPLPLDRPDEAFDGRATRLATRAEGNGRTPHWLRVAAQRRTLGPMDWTLLSFAETDGLTQDARAQALAAGLAYAVLVVGLLYARLRRRRDEELRRVRRDLERANAELEARIDERTAHLRGANEELARKIEQLASTQRTLQAAQDELVQAGKLAVLGQMAASITHEINQPLAALRALNDNAGLLLARGDLDAVQANIGRIGGLTLRIAEIVARLKGFARKDELQPVPVAVAPAVAAACALVAADARQAGQQIDIDPIPPGLAVLGQTVRIEQVLVNLLRNALDANRDRGGLRVQVRAAQVGEQVRLSVSDEGPGLSPAARQRLFEPFFTTKPAGLGLGLGLAISASIANALGGSIEFADREDGQTGTVATLSLPVAVLASPPATALPTIG, from the coding sequence ATGCCCCGGCGGCCTGCGCTCTGGACGGCCATCGGCCTGGTGCTGCTGGGCGCGGCCATCGTGCTGGGCGCTTTTTCCGCGGTCTATCGCCACGGCTGGCAGCAGTTGCACGACCAGGCCCAGCGACGGCTGGACTTCCTGGGCGCCGACCTGACCACCACGCTGGAGAAGTACGAGAACCTGCCGATCGCGCTGGCCAGCCACTCCGAGCTGCCCGACCTGCTGCAGCACCCGGAGGACCCGGCCCGGCGAGACGCCGTCAACCGCCGGCTGGAGCGCCTGGCCCAGGCCACCCACGTCTTCGCCATCTACCTGATCGCGCCCAGCGGCGTCACCCTGGCGGCCAGCAACTGGGCCACCCCCACCAGCTTCGTCGGCCAGAACTACGCCTTCCGGCCCTACTTCCGCGACGCCCTGGCCGGCGGCACCGGCCGCTTCTACGCCATCGGCGCCACCACCAAGGAACCCGGCTACTTCCTGGCCCAGCCGGTGCGCGATGCCGCTGGCCGCCCCATCGGCGTGTTGGCGGTCAAGATCTCCTTCGACGACCTGGAGGCCAACTGGCAGCGCAGCGGCGAGCTGCTGATGCTGGCCGACGCCCGCGGCGTGGTCTTCCTGTCCAGCAGGCCGGAATGGCGCTTCCACACCCTGCGTCCGCTGGACGCCGCCACCCAGGCCCTGCTGCAGGCCACCCAACAGTATGGTGCCGGCCCGCTGGCCCCGCTGCCGCTGGACCGACCCGACGAGGCCTTCGACGGCCGGGCCACCCGGTTGGCCACCCGGGCCGAAGGCAACGGCCGCACGCCCCATTGGCTGCGGGTGGCCGCCCAACGCCGCACCCTGGGCCCGATGGACTGGACCCTGCTGTCCTTCGCGGAAACCGACGGCCTGACGCAGGATGCCCGCGCCCAGGCCCTGGCCGCCGGCCTGGCCTATGCGGTGCTGGTGGTGGGACTGCTTTACGCCCGGCTGCGCCGGCGCCGCGATGAAGAGCTGCGTCGCGTGCGGCGCGACCTGGAGCGCGCCAACGCCGAGCTGGAGGCCCGCATCGACGAGCGCACCGCCCACCTGCGCGGAGCCAACGAGGAGCTGGCCCGCAAGATCGAGCAGCTGGCAAGCACCCAGCGCACGCTGCAGGCCGCCCAGGACGAGCTGGTGCAGGCCGGCAAGCTGGCGGTGCTGGGCCAGATGGCCGCCAGCATCACCCACGAGATCAACCAACCCCTGGCCGCGCTGCGCGCGCTCAACGACAACGCCGGCCTGCTGCTGGCCCGCGGGGACCTGGACGCGGTACAGGCCAACATCGGCCGCATCGGCGGTCTGACGCTGCGCATCGCCGAGATCGTCGCCCGGCTCAAGGGCTTTGCGCGCAAGGACGAGCTGCAGCCGGTGCCGGTGGCGGTGGCCCCGGCGGTCGCGGCAGCCTGTGCCCTGGTCGCGGCCGATGCCCGGCAGGCGGGCCAGCAGATCGACATCGACCCCATCCCGCCCGGGCTGGCCGTGTTGGGCCAGACGGTGCGCATCGAACAGGTGCTGGTCAACCTGCTGCGCAACGCACTGGACGCCAACCGCGACCGTGGCGGGCTGCGGGTGCAGGTCCGCGCGGCCCAGGTGGGCGAGCAGGTGCGCCTGAGCGTCAGCGACGAGGGCCCCGGCCTGAGCCCGGCGGCCCGCCAGCGCCTCTTCGAGCCCTTCTTCACCACCAAGCCCGCCGGCCTGGGGCTGGGCCTGGGCCTGGCCATCTCGGCCTCCATCGCCAACGCCCTGGGCGGCAGCATCGAATTCGCCGACCGCGAAGACGGCCAGACGGGCACCGTGGCCACGCTGAGCCTGCCGGTGGCCGTGCTGGCCAGCCCGCCGGCCACGGCCCTGCCCACCATCGGCTGA
- a CDS encoding SIMPL domain-containing protein (The SIMPL domain is named for its presence in mouse protein SIMPL (signalling molecule that associates with mouse pelle-like kinase). Bacterial member BP26, from Brucella, was shown to assemble into a channel-like structure, while YggE from E. coli has been associated with resistance to oxidative stress.): protein MQTEATAQAIARFRAEAGDYARQFGFGGYTLREVSVNTDGGAPMPEPRFRVAMAAAKVGDGESLPVEAGKGSVTATVAGSIQLK, encoded by the coding sequence CTGCAGACCGAGGCCACCGCCCAGGCCATCGCCCGCTTCCGGGCCGAGGCGGGCGACTATGCCCGCCAGTTCGGCTTTGGCGGCTACACGCTGCGCGAGGTGTCGGTGAACACCGACGGCGGTGCGCCGATGCCCGAGCCGCGCTTCCGGGTGGCCATGGCCGCCGCCAAGGTGGGCGACGGCGAGTCCCTGCCGGTGGAGGCCGGCAAGGGCAGCGTCACCGCCACCGTGGCCGGCAGCATCCAGCTCAAGTGA
- a CDS encoding DUF1850 domain-containing protein: MPLALCLSRAATTVVVAASHFSLSWTHSIERILWDEQWQVTPAGLVVVDASIRGSGAGMEPPDDAVLRDGVWHYRPRVPPQPEVVLAASDFTADHTLCAEGRCRPLHQWVPGEGPVRMTRCDAP, translated from the coding sequence ATGCCCCTGGCCCTGTGTCTGAGCCGCGCGGCCACCACGGTGGTCGTGGCGGCCAGCCATTTCAGCCTGAGCTGGACCCACTCGATCGAAAGGATCCTGTGGGATGAGCAGTGGCAGGTCACGCCTGCCGGGCTGGTGGTGGTGGATGCCAGCATCCGGGGTTCCGGCGCCGGCATGGAGCCGCCGGATGACGCGGTGCTGCGTGACGGCGTCTGGCACTACCGGCCCCGGGTGCCGCCCCAGCCCGAGGTGGTGCTGGCCGCCTCGGATTTCACGGCCGACCACACTTTGTGCGCCGAAGGCCGCTGCCGACCACTGCACCAATGGGTGCCCGGCGAGGGCCCGGTGCGCATGACGCGCTGCGACGCGCCCTGA